GCACAACTATTTTACTTATGATATTATTAATCATTTAACAATTATATCataaattagataattaaaatattacttagtattaaactttttatttaattttatatttacataaacatcataaaaaaattattttagtttctCAATATATTACTATTTAAACTTTAATTACATACcaataaaatttaaaagtataataaatcatataatataagttaaattatataatatatatcctaatattttactatatttatgttataaaatattaataaaaataataactatttaatttaaaacatatatctctttCAAAAGGAGAAGCCTAATGAATTTCTCTAATCTCTAAAGGACGGGTAGTGAACCCGGATCTATCAATAAGTAAATCAACAGATTTAGACTTACTTCTTGTAGTGCAGATCCGTTGAATAGCAGCGGAAGTAATTGACCTTGGCTCCGTATCACCGATCTAGGAGGTTACCACACCAAAAGAGTAATCTCTGTTATTTCACGAACTAAGAATATAACTAGAAGACAAAGAGGGAGAGGAGGGCGCGTAGGAGAGAGAgagtctcttttcttttcttattactCAGTCTTAGTGTTTTAGACTCCTCAGCTATCTATTTATAACTAGAATAAAActcaaaccctaaccctaatcctAATCTGACCAGGTTACAGATGGGCCATAAAATGGGTCATGACTCGTTTACTCCATTTATCTTTAcatctttttcaatttttatatatgttgaattttactaaattttaaattttatcatattaaatttagggttaggctatgcttactttgttttttataaagtaagccttattttgtcaaaaacaaagtaagcatggCCTAAcccttaaatttattaattgatatcttaaaatattcaaaatattatgaattgatattaaagaaatataattattaGTATATAATAGTGTAGCATTTTATAAAATGTgaataaaaatatcattttcatttttttttaacctgaCTGAACTTTTAATCCTTGACTCTGTTTTTTTGGTTCTTTAACAAGTGCAATTTTGACATCCATGGATATAGCATAACTCTCTAGTGTTATTaccatattattttttaaacttaattaatgaaatttaaTGACCTTCAAGTTGATATGGAACATGGATGTATAAAAGTGAAGGAAGACAATGGTAGTATTAAAGAGCATTAAACATATTTACAAAAGattcaattacaaaaataatcaaGCCAAGAGGCAAAGAAATACACTAATTAAGATTATAACCTACCAGGTTAATATAATTAATCCAATATGCAATTTTTTAATATCCTCTCTTTGGTATAATCATAATGATACACAAGGAAGTTTGAACACAAAAACAAACTCCCTTTGTACCCTTCAACTATATATCCTTCCAAAAGTTAACCCAATACTTTCATATATCTACATCCATCCATCCATCCATCCCTTAGTACAACTTATTGAATCCAGAAGGAGGTGAAGACTCTCCTAATCTAGGGAAGAAAAGTTCCCTTTCAAGTGAAACTTGTAGGCAACTCATAACCTTAACTATCGAAGTCCACACAAACGGAGAACAGAAGAAGGCGTAGAGGAAAACCGACAATGCTCGAACAACTCCATCTGGATACCATGGGCATGCCATTACAAGAAGAACACCAAATATTCCCATCCATGGAGTCAAAACATGTAACATTGGCAACATAAACGCGTTGATTGCTATCGAGCAGAGAGCGAAAGCACCAAGCAAGTATAATGCCCACCCCACTATTGGGTACACTGTACATGGTATGATGAAGAAGGGAAGTATATAGGCTCCTAGGATTGACCATATTGCTACCAATTTCAGACCACCTTGTACTAAGGAAATGTTGTTTTCTGTTTGTCTGTAGCAAAGCTTGGAGATGCTCGGCCTAGCGAGACGTGTGATTGCGATTATACCGATGTATATTATGGACTGAATGAATACCATTGGCATCTCTGCTGCATATCTGCTCAAGCAAAAGGAAGTTGTGTTAGTGTTACAATGTTTGTGCAACTTCAAAGTTGTGGCATAGCATAATCATATTTTTAAGTCCTTGTACTTATCAAAACATGTTCTTTGATTATTGTTGATATAAGGGCATCTCCAACGATCGACATTGTCGGAGAATTGTTTAGTACTTATGCATTGAAGATGCTCTTAAGATGATACCATTAACAAGGGGCTAAATATCAACAAGGATTAAATGTGAGCAAAGTACATGGTTTTACCATCAAAGTTGTTATTGAAATGCATAAATAAGAAAGAGCTTGTTCAATTACCCGAGATTTTGACGACGTTGCTCGTGCCATTGAAGGCCTAGAGGTAGAACAGGATATGACCACCAGTACCATGGTTTCAGCCATGGTGCACCAGGGAATGTAATCACACTATTCGGCCCACACGGTACGTTCCATCTCAACCTGAGATCTGAAGCAAGCAAAAAGGAAACGCAAAGTTAGAGACGACAAAAGCTACACAAATGTTGCTCTTAAACAACAAATTTGGCCTAAAATGAATTTTGGGTACTTTAACTAAGTAGTTTTTGTTAAATCAGTTCAAAGTAACACATGCCAGTGCTAGAAACTAGCACGAGTTAACGGTGTCGTTTTCGATTCCCAAAGTTCATTTTCGAGCCTGAAAGTGAAGTTGAAGGGTGAATTTGATGACATTCTTGGTTAAAAACACTTACAAAAATAAGTAGCATCCATTTGGTATCCTAAAGGAAGCCTGTAAGATCCTGCAAGTTTAGTCCCATTTGCAGGAGGATGAAACATAGGCTTGTCAAGCAAATCAGGAAAGTATCCACCAATAAAACCCTGGTCTGCACCATCTGGATTATCTTTTCCTACTTCCAATTGATGAAGCATATCTTTGAACACCACTTTTGATGGCTGCAACAACAATCTCATAAGATCAATACTCCCTTCTCCAATATGGAAGCAAAATGGTCAGAAATTCAGGGATGGAAATTACCTGTAAAACGAAGAGACCCGTATGGAAGACGCAAGGGTTAATAAAGACTGCACAGAAGTCTCCACATTGAAACAACTCATCGGATTTTCGAAGGAAGAGGTTATCAGCATCAAGCATAACCACTCTGTCATAATCAACAAGGTTCCAAGCATAGAGTTTGTTCAATGTCAACCTAAATCTCCTATCGAAATGGGGTTGATTCTTGTATGGATTATTCACATTTTCCACTCTTACTACCTTTGCACCATCTTCTTGCTCCCTAAACCAATAAAAAAGCATATCTTTCAGTTACCCATATGAAGAAATTACAGATAAAATAGCAAGCAATTTTTCTTGGATGATAAAGATTATAACTTTAGAATTAAATGTGTCTTTCTTGGCACATGGAAAGGACTTTTGACACTAAACGACATATAGTAAGCTGACTTCTGACCAGTAAACCCAAGTGGCTTCCTAGCAAGAACTTGTCAACTAGTAAAGATCTTCCTAACAGTCCTGATGAATGATCAATTTTTCATGTCCTAGCTGTTGGTTTGGTCGGAATGAACTTTATAATCATAGCTGTTTCCCTGCTGGCAAAGAAGATTTTTAGCCACTTGCCTATGAAATTAATAGGGCGTTTGATCTAGCAGCTTGAAGCAATTAATGGCTATTTCTATCCTGCTTAGTTGCTAAGAACTGTTTTTAGCTTCAACACTTAATTTTCAACTTTAACAAATGAAACACCGCCTAAGTTAATCACTAAAAAACTATCAAACCGTCTAGAATGTTTACTCTATTACACAATTAGAAGCAACTTGATAAAATGCACCACACTGCCTATtcaaatttttttgttaaataggCATAAAATTGATAAccttagaaataaatttttacTCAAAAGATGAAAAATTTTACAATGGGACAGGACGATATTAATCCAATCCACTCAGATAATGTCACATTAATCCAACTGCTAATGTAACTATCATCAAAGTAGAGGGACCAACGGTGATCCCGGTGCATAGTAAAATGTCTCCCAAAAACCTCATCCCCCGTATAAATTTTTTCACAAAATATCTTAAGAGGGCAAAGTTGAAAACAGAGTTTTTATCATGACTTTTTTGTACTTGTAATAGTAAAATTTATCATAGTCAATAAAGTTAAGTGCAAAATTGACTCTTATTCCacttcttttttatttagaaaTGTGGATTAGGAGATTTGCTAGGAGAATGCAACATCCTAACAACGTAACGAGATGCATTAGGAATCTAAGGTGGCaatagaaaaagagaaaaaatcctTAAATGACAGAAATATCCTCCTTGGAATAAAGAAAGAAAACTCTTTAAAGTTTAAATTGCTTATGTTTAGGACATAGATTCGTCTCTTTTTCTTGATAAGGATATACTTTGACCCACTTACGGGATAtccatataaaataaaattaaaattggattCCAAATAAGCCTTCCACTTCAATTGTAATCAAAGTGGAAAGTCCAAAATCAAACTCCATAAGGCAAAATAAGAAGCAATCAAAAAGAACACCATTGCCTTAATTTCCTAAGGCTCAAACCCACCAATCAAACATATGATTTTACCTAAAAAATACAGTACGGATATAAtaagaaatatatattatgatatcACACTACAGCTAAGTTCCAATGTGCCTTTTatactaatttaatttttttattttttaataaagtgACAAAATTAGCATAAAAATATACATTATTCTTGACGGATGATAGGGACCAATTAGATAAAACTGGCCggttattatttttgaaaagtggccggttattattattattgtaataataataataaaatgccTGACCAGTTTCACGCCAAAGCGCAAAACCCAAGGTAACTAAAATACGCGGGGGGTGGGGGTTTCAGAGCGCACATTAGCAAAAGGGgaagatattttatttttgaagaCTTACAGAGCATGAACCCAACGTTGTGGAACGTCGACGGAGGCAATGACGACGAGATCAGCGTCCACTTGAAGCTTAGCAAGCGATCTGATCATGACACGTATAGCAATATAAAACTCATAGTCTCTCGGCGTTCCCATGTACATCATCGTCGCATAGGCGTTTCTGTGCTTCTGCGGCGGCGGCGTTGCGATTTCCCCAAACGCAGTCGTTTTGTAGACGGCGAGAAACAGTAGTAACGAAAACCTCAAGAACCAAGCCCAAGGGTTCATCTTCGTCTCCGTCGACGCCATTGCTGTTACTTTTTTTTCTGGATTTTAAGCGTTAAGAgagaaattaataataataaaccaaAAATGGGGGAAAAATCTGTGTGTATTAATGAATATCTGGATGTAATAATATTTAAGTGAGTTTGGGGTTTTGGGTAAGCTGTTGGAtatggaaaatgaaaatgaatcgTTCCATATATAATGAGAAGAAAGGAAGGAGAGAGAAGGGTAGCTAGAGCTATTGTAAAGAAGGGAGGAAAGGAAATATAGAGGGAAAGCGCTTCTTAATACGAGTttcctttttttcctttttatggaATAAAAAGTggtgtttatttttatataataaggAAAATATCAGCTCCacctatttcatattttttttaattgtttacgATTTATTTAGGACAGGTTTGTGGGCAAATCATCGGAATTTCATAGTCCAGAGATGGCGACGGTTAGTGCTTTGAAATCGAATATGTGTTGACTTCCCATTATAATATAAATCTAAAAATTTGAATCAAAGGTAAAGAGATGTTTGAAAAACTACTTTTATAAGTTTTTTCTATTAGTTTAAATGATATTTAAacctaattattatcttttaattctaaataaatgttttatcatgtttttatttgtcatttatCCGAATAGCTCTTAGAGCATGTTTAGTGAGTGTTACAAGCTTGTTGTTTGTAACACCCAACCATTAAAGATGGTGTCACTTTGATGTTACCAGAGGAAGGAAGTTACTTACAGTAGTAACACCTAATGGGATTTGAAATAGATTGACGCATGGAAGGAATTTTACTTCACGCAGCATGCTGAGGCTCCACAATTGGAGCGTGTAGTGCAATTACAAATCGTGGCATCTCAGTTCACTTTATAAAGGCAAATAATTACTGTCATTCTTCTCTCTActcagatatatatatatatatatatatatatatatatattatattttgtaattttttattattattataaacgGTAACTTTGAAGATATAGTGGACTGTTTTTATTGAAGGTATTGTTAATGCCTACGTGGCACATCCTTGTAACAAACTATGTTAGAACTAGTAAACTTGCTCttaccaaacaaatttatataattagcTAGTCAAATCAATTACCAATaaagtaatcagctaacagttaATATAATCAGCTAATAACTATTTTGTCAAacatatgtttacttttttatcttattaaataatagattaacataaatatacatattaatttttttaaaagtttgtaTTATTTTTCGATCCGAGACTGTAGAACCTACTCTAATTAAAACTTTTTGGGTTAGGATTTGAATTCGAAATTTAGTCTAAACAACTTAAGTTTTTAACTACTCAACTAaatcttaattaatttttacttAATGGACAAATGtgatttttggaaaaaaaaatgcaaagatttttttctcaaaagaaaaaagatGCAAGATTATTTAATCATTTTGATTTTATTAGATTCCacttcttatttttttaatacacaagtcctttaaatttttttatcacattaaacttctgataaaataaattaattataaagttAACTCGATTAATAGAATGGTACTCATTTTATTtgcattaaaaaatttattcttaACCGTTTTACAACAtgtttgtttatatatattataaagaaattataaaactttatttcaaaatatataaagatataCTAATATTTAAACACAATTAAAATGAGTAACattctttttcaaaaaaaaattaatactcttttaaataaattaaatattcacAGCTAATTAATCTCTTAAATATGTTAatgtgataaaaataaaattaataacgtATGTTTGAATAGTAAGGCATTTGATTTTTGTTGCCATCAAAATTTAATAGTGTAATTTAAaatattgaattttataaaCAATATACTATAGATctctatttataaacttttcaaTAAATATGTGTTCGTAATAATTTCCTAATAATAATACTATAAAAgaattctttttaaaaaaacaacCTTTATTATACGGTGAAAATAAGGAATTAGAGAAGAGATTGTCGGAAGATGACTACTTCCGCAGTTCTCTTCTTTTCATTAATACtaccttttttatatatatattttctttttggttacttttttaatattttctttttagttacttttcttttatattttctagttagttagagcatctccaatagaggttgcTTCAAAGAGTGTAAAAAATTAAcacattatattaaaatataatattttattaatttaataatccACATCATTCTGACATCAAAAATAATCCACATCATTCTTGGcaacttttatttaaaaatgctccaatagtaAGCAACTTTAAAAGGTGACACAATGACCCCACAAATCAttacttaatatataatttatttcattATAAATGAGAAAATCATCAAAAATGTGAACCAATAGTattcaattaaatcaatttttttatattaaaaaatgtttgGCAACTCTAAAGCAATGTTGCCAAAAATTGACAACCTTTTGGTAATTTTTTTTGGCACCCACCATCAAGTAGGCAAcctttaaaagttgtcaaacTCAATACCATATCAGCTGGTACTATTTTGGACATCCTCTATTGAAGATGCTCTTATATGTTTGTCTAAATCCAACAAAAACGACAAGTGCTAAGTGAATTGATAGAAGCACCTAGGCTATACCTTCTCATATTATCGATACAAGAAAatgcttttttttatcattaatctTATTGACTTGAATTTTTATTCATAATAAAGCTGCAAAGGGCATTATTCTTTTCAAATAGCACACAGTGTAATCAGAAAAACTTTATCCGatttcaaaattataaaaatatttttttttttttgaaaaaaataaagaatattattaattacaaagAAATCGGATGAAATTCATCTGACTTTTTTACAATTTGAAATCGGATAAAATTCATTTGACTTCTCTCGTAAGAAACATAATCCAAGTTTAGAAGTTTAGGTTCCACACTTTGTAATAAAGTCGGACAAACTTCGCCCGATTTCTTTACAATTTTAACTCTGCACTATTTAAGAAATCATTTTTAATCGAAGTTCATTTGAAGTATTATTCTGAATAAAAATCTTTCGCttctaatttaaatatttaaataactATTCAACATTATTGTTACTATgacacatatatataaaaatttggtATCGTCTAAATATTGTCCATAAATATAAAACGGGTCAAAATTAATGGATTTGGATTGACCCATAAGCTTAAGTATATAAACAAATATATTTTAGCTAAAACTATAAGAGATTAAtcattaattaacctaactgaTATAGAAAGAAATAGTTTTTTCTCTTCCTCTCTTTTGCGTCGTGAGCACACACCagtcccctctctctctctccatatCAAATCATTCTATCTCCTTTTAGTGTGTTTCAGTGTAATTGATTCGTGACTAGTGATATATTGATGTAGAGTGAAATCGATtgagagttttaatcgtaaactcccAAAGAATGCAATCttttcaagctaaacttgaaggttgaataaacccaaacaaggatgaaccttgagctccaatggaggctttgaGATAAATTTCATAAAAGTTGGTTCACATTACAAACAAAAGAGTTTATATACTCTCCCAAATAATAATGTAAATTATCATAAAGTCcaaagtagggtttctaggTTAGCTTTAAGGATAGGGTCATATTAGGAAAGAGAACATCAAGGGTAGTATAGGTAAATAGTAGTAGTGGAAAAACAGTAATTTCAATTGGGGCAGAAAATGGTCCTCAATGGTGAGAACTTGGGGAAGAAGTATCCTTCAGGCAggatacgcctcgcgtggaccttggtacgccccgcgtaacttAGCTCCTGAACCTGGAGAGTCTTCGAGGAGGAATTTACGCGTGGCGTTCCTGGAGTCACGCCCCGCATATTGGAGCCTCTGATCTTGGAGAACATTGTTGATGATCTTCACGCGTGGCGTCCTTGAGACTACGCTCCGCGTAATTGACCTCCTGGTTTGGTTTCTTCTCGGCTGCCCAATCCACGCCCCGCACGTTTAGAGGTACGCCCCGCGCTCTTGAGCTTCTGGGAAATTCTTCGGAAACTGGGTCCTTCACACCCCGCGCCTTGGTGAGCACGCCCCACGTACTGGGCTGGTTACCTCGGCTCTCGTTGTTCTCGTCTCTTGGCTCCGGGCTCGGCCTTAAGgaagggatgccctcatcattctccccttctttgaaaGAGTCGGACTCCACTTCCGATGCCTTGGTTGGCAACATTCCCTCCGGCTTCCACAAGCTAAGGtcctgcacattaaaagaagaagacatcttcccaAGCCAATTAGGAAGGGTTAGTTGGTAGGCATTGGCACTAATCTTCTTGGTGATCCGGTAGGGGCCATACTTCCTCGGCCTCAATTTGCTATTAGTAGCATGCATGAGTCGCTCTTTTCCCAAGTACACCATCACCTCATCCCCCACCTCAAACCGCACATCTCTCCGGTGTTCATCAACCTTGGCTTTGGTCTTACTATTTTTTCCTTCAATGCTATGCCGAACTTCTTGGTGCATTTGACTGTAGTCATTGGCTAAATTGTGTGCCGCTACACTCTTCTTCTCCCCCTTTGGAACCTCACTCAAATCAAGCAAATGGTTCGGTGCTTTGGTGTACACCACCTCGAAAGGTGACTTCTCGATGGTGGAACTCACGGCAGAGTTGTAGGCAAACTCGGCTTGGGCAagcacataatcccacatcttgggttTGTCCCGACACTTGCTTCTTAATAGGTTTCCCAAGGTCCGATTTACCGGTTCGGTTTGCCCATCCGTTTGTGGGTGAgccgtggtactaaacttcaaagTGGTCCCAAGGATAGCCCAAAGAGTCCACCAAAAGTGGCTAACAAACTTGGTATCCCTATCTGACACTATGCTCTTCGGAACCCCATGTAGTCTCACCACCTCACGGAAGAAAATCTTAGCAATAGCGGTGGCATCATTAGTCTTCCGACACGGGATGAAATGAGCCATCTTCGAGAACCTATCCACTACCACGAAGATAGAGTCCATACCACGCTGAGTCCTCGGTAGCCCCAACACAAAATCCATTGAAAGGTCCTCCCAAATAGTTTCCCGAATCGGCAAGTGCATACGTAATCTGGCGTTTGTAGCATACCCCTTGGAGGTTTGGCAAACCTCACATCGCTCCATGATATACACCACGTCTCTCCTCATCCTAGGCCAAAAGTAATGGGAGCTAACCGCGTCCAAGGTCTTATCTCTACCAAAGTGGCTTCCTAACACCCCTCCATGTAGTTCCCGGATCACCCGTTCTCGAATGGACGTGTTCAGAAGACACAACTGACTTCCCCTCATAAGGAACCCATCCACCAACTGATATTCGCCTCCCCCGGCTCCGTTCCTACACTTCTCCCACTCGCTCCTAAAGTCCGGATCGTCAAAGTACTCCCCCTTGATGTGCTCAAAGTCTACTAACTCCAATACTATTGTTTTGAAGAGTGCTACCCTTTGGCTCAAAGCATCCGCTACTTTGTTTTGTTGACCCGCTTTGTGGAGAAGCTTATAAGGGAACTTGTCCACAAAAGCGGACCAtctagcatgcatggagcttcggatttgcttttgacttcccaagtacttgagggcttggtggtcggtgtaCAACATGAACTCCTTCTCAATGAGatagtgctcccacgtcttgagagcTCGCACTGCCGCATAGAACTCCTTGTCATAGGTGGCCCACTTTTGTCTTGAGTCACACAACTTCTCACTAAAATACGCAATGGGCCTCCTCTCTTGCATCAATACTCCCCCAACTCCTactccactcgcatcacactcaacttcgaagAGCTTATCAAAATCTAGAAACGCTAAAACCGGAGCGGTGCTTAGTTTTTCCTTTATCAAGGCAAAACTGCTCTCTTGTTCATCTCCCCACTTGAAGcctctacccttcttcaaacactcgGTCATAGGAGCCACAATAGCGCTGAAATTCCGGATGAACCGTCTATAGAAAGTAGCCAACTCATGGAAGCTTCTAATATCCCCAACGGTCTTCGGAGTCGGCCATTCCCGAATAGCTctaactttctcttcatcaacCCGGATTCCATTCCCACTGACCACATACCCGAGAAACACCAAACTCTCcatcacaaagtcacacttcttagtaTTGGCAAAGAGTTGATTCTCCCGGAGTAAGGCTAATACAGCCCTCAAGTGCCCCACATGCTCTTCCAacgtcttactatggatgatGATATCATCGAAGTAAACCACtacaaacttcccaatcaccggacgcaaaacttggttcatcaatctcatgaaagtgctcggtgcattggtcatcccgaatggcatcactagccactcatacaatccatcacgCGTCGTAAACGCCGTCTTCCATTCATCTCCCGCCTTGATCCGAATTTGGTGGTACCCACTCCTCAAATCAATCTTCGAAAAGACCTTGGACCCACCCAATTGGTCTAACATGTCGTCAAGTCGGGGAATCGGAAACTTGTACCGAatagtgatcttgttgatggctcggCTATCCACACACATTCTCCACGAACCATCTTTCTTGGGCGTCAACAAAGCCGGCACCGCACATGGACTCATGCTCTCTCTAACATAGCCCATTCTTATCAACTCTTCCACTTTCTCCTTCATCACTTCACTCTCCTTGGTACTCATCCGGTAGTGAGGAAGACTAGGCAAACTAGCTCCCGGCATAAGATCGATATGGTGTTGGATTTCCCGTAGGGGTGGTAGTCCATATGGTAACTCCTCCGGAAACACATCACGGAACTCATTAAGCAAATTTCCCACTTCTTCCGGAACTTCTTCACCTTCGGTATCTACCCTTTCCGACGGTGTACTAGATTTCACCATCACCACATAGACCGTTTGAATTTCCTCACACTCGTTAATaaacgccttgtgagttgggCAAACGATCAAAGTAGATTTCTCCTTGGACTTGGACTCCCCTACAAGAGGTGTGAGCATATAACGAACCCCATCCTTCACAAACTGATAGGTGTTCTTTCTTCTGGCATGGGTAGCATCCCTATCAAATTGCCACGGAcgtcccaacaataggtggcaagcatccatctccatAATGTCACAATAAACCTCATCTTGGTACTCTCCTATCTCAAGGGGTACCCTACATCTTTGAGTGACCTTCATCTCTCCTACAttcttgatccaccccacactatacGGACTAAGATGCGCTTCAATCACCAACCCAAACCTCTTAGCCGCAGTGTCGCTAATGATGTTCTCTTGGCTGCCACTGTCGATGATCACATTACATTTCACCCCTTGCACTAGACATCGGGTTCAGAACAATTGATGTCTTTGGTCCGTTTCCACTCTACTCGAGATCAAGATTCTTCTCACAATATGTATGGCTTGCCCACCTTCATACTCCCCTTCATAATCATCA
The DNA window shown above is from Euphorbia lathyris chromosome 1, ddEupLath1.1, whole genome shotgun sequence and carries:
- the LOC136210521 gene encoding putative glucuronosyltransferase PGSIP8 is translated as MASTETKMNPWAWFLRFSLLLFLAVYKTTAFGEIATPPPQKHRNAYATMMYMGTPRDYEFYIAIRVMIRSLAKLQVDADLVVIASVDVPQRWVHALEQEDGAKVVRVENVNNPYKNQPHFDRRFRLTLNKLYAWNLVDYDRVVMLDADNLFLRKSDELFQCGDFCAVFINPCVFHTGLFVLQPSKVVFKDMLHQLEVGKDNPDGADQGFIGGYFPDLLDKPMFHPPANGTKLAGSYRLPLGYQMDATYFYLRLRWNVPCGPNSVITFPGAPWLKPWYWWSYPVLPLGLQWHEQRRQNLGYAAEMPMVFIQSIIYIGIIAITRLARPSISKLCYRQTENNISLVQGGLKLVAIWSILGAYILPFFIIPCTVYPIVGWALYLLGAFALCSIAINAFMLPMLHVLTPWMGIFGVLLVMACPWYPDGVVRALSVFLYAFFCSPFVWTSIVKVMSCLQVSLERELFFPRLGESSPPSGFNKLY